A genomic segment from Janthinobacterium sp. 64 encodes:
- a CDS encoding XRE family transcriptional regulator, translated as MNATAPHLGSSLDDFLKEEGIFEQTQNRAIKEVIAWQLTQAMQEQAMSKTRMAALLQTSRSQLDRLLDPGSDVTLSTLERAAALVGRKLSITLV; from the coding sequence ATGAACGCCACCGCTCCGCACCTCGGCAGCAGTCTCGACGACTTCCTCAAGGAAGAAGGCATTTTCGAGCAAACGCAAAACCGCGCCATCAAGGAAGTGATCGCCTGGCAACTGACGCAGGCGATGCAGGAACAAGCGATGTCGAAGACGCGCATGGCGGCGCTGTTGCAGACGAGCCGTTCGCAGCTCGACCGCCTGCTCGACCCCGGCAGCGACGTGACCCTCTCCACCCTGGAGCGCGCTGCTGCGCTGGTGGGGCGCAAGCTGTCGATCACCTTAGTTTGA
- a CDS encoding sterol desaturase family protein, translated as MIAADILGYVTPAIDTVVDAFGVAQGWLFQTVVNPLVYHLGFGEFTEEAFEGTEWLLIGLCELVLLFLVLRPLEAWIPAQKITDPRARWNDFMYTVLHRIGLFSVVVFFTLDPLMDAFAGALRFDNIHPFNLESLLPGISPLLSFIIYFVILDFVDYCYHRASHHFGWWWGLHSLHHSQQNMNLWSDDRNHLLDDFLRDVVMALVALGIGVPPGQYVLLVSVSRILQSLQHANVRIHFGRIGERLLISPRFHRTHHAIGVGHESKGKGSMGGCNFGVVLPIWDMLLGTANFSAGYARTGVRDQLARIDSDGVGRPGREYGRGFWQQQWLGLRRMVEFAGIKRKGRR; from the coding sequence ATGATCGCCGCCGATATCCTCGGCTACGTCACGCCCGCCATCGACACGGTGGTCGACGCTTTTGGCGTGGCGCAAGGCTGGCTGTTCCAGACTGTGGTGAATCCCCTCGTGTACCACCTGGGCTTTGGCGAATTCACGGAAGAAGCGTTCGAAGGCACGGAATGGCTGCTGATCGGCCTGTGCGAACTGGTGCTGCTGTTTCTCGTGCTGCGTCCGCTCGAAGCCTGGATTCCCGCGCAAAAGATCACCGATCCGCGCGCCCGCTGGAACGATTTTATGTATACCGTGCTGCACCGCATCGGCCTGTTTTCTGTCGTGGTCTTCTTCACGCTCGATCCGCTGATGGATGCATTCGCGGGCGCTTTGCGTTTCGATAATATCCATCCATTCAACCTGGAATCGCTGTTGCCCGGCATCAGTCCCTTGCTCAGTTTTATCATTTATTTTGTGATACTGGACTTCGTCGACTATTGCTACCATCGGGCTTCGCACCATTTCGGCTGGTGGTGGGGCTTGCACAGCCTGCATCACAGCCAGCAAAACATGAACTTGTGGAGCGATGACCGCAACCACTTGCTCGACGATTTTTTACGCGACGTGGTGATGGCCCTGGTGGCGCTCGGCATCGGCGTGCCGCCGGGCCAGTATGTGCTGCTGGTGTCGGTATCGCGCATTCTGCAAAGCTTGCAGCACGCGAATGTGAGGATACACTTCGGCCGCATCGGCGAGCGGCTGTTGATCTCGCCCCGTTTCCACCGCACGCACCATGCGATCGGCGTGGGGCACGAATCGAAGGGCAAGGGCAGCATGGGCGGTTGCAACTTCGGCGTGGTCTTGCCGATTTGGGATATGCTGCTGGGCACCGCGAATTTCTCGGCCGGCTATGCGCGCACGGGCGTGCGCGACCAGCTGGCCCGCATCGATAGCGATGGCGTGGGCCGCCCCGGACGCGAGTATGGCCGCGGCTTCTGGCAGCAGCAATGGCTGGGCCTGCGCCGCATGGTGGAATTTGCAGGAATCAAACGAAAAGGACGCCGTTGA
- a CDS encoding competence/damage-inducible protein A → MAIGLIIIGDEILSGKRTDQHFPKVVSMLKQRGLQLSWAEYVGDEPARLVALLKRSFASGDIVFSFGGIGATPDDHTRQAAADALGLPLLLHPQGKLNIEQRITEMGAEAGVPADLNSPENLHRLKMAEFVEGAELIPNPYNKIAGFAVREHYFVPGFPVMSWPMIEWVLDTHYSHLFNQVPHAEHALLVYETAESLLTPLMVRLEAEFPLIKVFSLPSVGDAQTRRHIELGVKGEPAQATAAFADMCAALDTLRAEYTTI, encoded by the coding sequence ATGGCTATCGGATTGATCATCATCGGCGACGAAATCCTGTCGGGCAAGCGCACTGACCAGCATTTCCCGAAAGTAGTGAGCATGCTCAAGCAACGCGGCTTGCAGCTGAGCTGGGCGGAATACGTGGGCGACGAGCCGGCCCGCCTGGTTGCCTTGCTCAAGCGCAGCTTTGCCAGCGGCGACATCGTCTTCAGCTTTGGCGGCATCGGCGCCACGCCGGACGACCATACGCGCCAGGCAGCTGCTGACGCGCTGGGCTTGCCGCTGCTGCTGCATCCGCAGGGCAAGCTCAATATCGAGCAACGGATCACGGAAATGGGAGCCGAGGCGGGCGTGCCGGCCGATTTGAACTCGCCGGAAAACCTGCACCGCCTGAAAATGGCGGAATTTGTTGAAGGCGCCGAGCTGATTCCGAATCCGTACAACAAGATTGCCGGCTTTGCCGTGCGCGAACATTATTTCGTGCCCGGTTTTCCCGTCATGTCCTGGCCCATGATCGAATGGGTGCTCGACACGCATTACAGCCATTTGTTCAATCAGGTGCCGCACGCGGAACATGCCTTGCTCGTGTATGAAACGGCCGAATCCCTGCTGACGCCGCTGATGGTGCGTCTGGAAGCGGAATTTCCACTGATCAAGGTGTTCAGCCTGCCCAGCGTGGGCGATGCGCAGACGCGCCGGCATATCGAACTGGGCGTCAAGGGTGAACCCGCGCAGGCGACGGCCGCCTTTGCGGACATGTGCGCCGCGCTCGATACCTTGCGGGCGGAATACACCACCATCTGA
- a CDS encoding EI24 domain-containing protein: MRNVLNSYGRAFLSQLHGRILLLSVAPFILSLVLWGGLLYVGLQPLIDSLHALFTQYDFFRTSGQVLSTFGLGVLKAVIVPLIAMFMLLPLMILTALIFMGLFAMPAIGRHIGGRHFPQLDKKHGGSLLGSVGTSLATFLLFILVWVLMLPLYAFPPAALVGQAVLWGWLTYRVMAYDAMADYASVEERHAIMRTQRWPLLAIGMVSGAAGAVPGMLWMGGVMSVVFFPFLAAFAIWLYVLIFIFTGLWFQYYCLEALSRLRGVRGMTDVAPADA; the protein is encoded by the coding sequence ATGCGTAATGTGTTGAATTCGTATGGCCGTGCTTTCCTGTCGCAATTGCACGGCAGGATATTGCTGTTGAGCGTCGCGCCTTTCATCCTCTCGCTGGTGCTCTGGGGCGGATTGCTGTATGTGGGCTTGCAGCCGCTGATCGACAGCCTGCATGCGCTGTTCACGCAGTACGATTTCTTCCGCACCAGCGGCCAGGTGCTGTCCACCTTTGGCCTGGGCGTGCTGAAAGCCGTGATCGTGCCGCTGATCGCCATGTTCATGCTGCTGCCGCTGATGATCTTGACGGCGCTGATCTTCATGGGCCTGTTCGCCATGCCGGCCATCGGCCGCCACATCGGCGGACGGCACTTTCCGCAACTGGACAAGAAACATGGCGGCAGCCTGCTCGGCAGCGTGGGGACATCCCTGGCGACATTCCTGCTGTTTATCCTGGTCTGGGTGCTCATGCTGCCCCTGTACGCGTTTCCGCCCGCCGCACTGGTGGGGCAAGCCGTGCTGTGGGGCTGGCTGACCTACCGCGTGATGGCGTATGACGCCATGGCCGACTACGCCAGCGTGGAAGAGCGCCACGCCATCATGCGCACGCAGCGCTGGCCCCTGCTGGCCATCGGCATGGTGTCCGGTGCGGCTGGCGCCGTGCCGGGCATGCTGTGGATGGGCGGCGTGATGTCGGTGGTGTTCTTCCCCTTCCTGGCGGCATTCGCCATCTGGCTGTATGTGCTGATCTTTATCTTTACGGGCCTGTGGTTTCAGTATTACTGCCTGGAAGCATTATCGCGTTTGCGGGGCGTACGCGGCATGACCGACGTGGCGCCAGCCGACGCCTGA
- a CDS encoding polysaccharide deacetylase family protein, with product MPRLILSGGVPAMLLCASAMLPPAHAAAPAPAAQAAQAPAVSSASAACKGTIYMTFDTGSQSQAQLIADVLKQRHVKATFFLANEKTTRGDYSLDPSWAPYWKARVAEGHAFGTHTFDHVYWKKDLANGLIQVKPQFGKDGGKLASFTDKQFCEQLRRVDTRFQELTGHKLDPFWRAPGGYTSPRTLAVGSACGYQHAGWAPAGYSGDELPSDKYPNAMLLKKALANLRSGDIFIAHMGIWSRKDAWAPANLDALISGLQDKGFCFATLREHPAYAQKKGQP from the coding sequence ATGCCGCGCCTTATTCTGAGCGGCGGCGTGCCCGCCATGCTGCTGTGTGCCAGCGCCATGCTGCCACCCGCGCATGCCGCCGCACCGGCGCCGGCAGCCCAAGCCGCACAGGCTCCGGCCGTATCTTCGGCCTCGGCCGCCTGCAAAGGCACCATCTACATGACGTTTGACACGGGTAGCCAGTCGCAAGCGCAACTGATCGCCGACGTGCTCAAGCAACGCCATGTGAAGGCAACCTTCTTCCTGGCCAATGAAAAGACCACGCGCGGCGACTATTCGCTCGATCCGTCCTGGGCGCCGTATTGGAAAGCCAGGGTCGCCGAAGGCCATGCGTTCGGCACGCATACGTTTGACCACGTGTACTGGAAGAAGGATCTGGCCAACGGCTTGATCCAGGTCAAGCCCCAGTTCGGCAAGGACGGCGGCAAGCTCGCTTCCTTCACCGACAAGCAGTTCTGCGAGCAATTGCGCCGCGTCGATACGCGCTTCCAGGAGCTGACCGGGCATAAGCTCGATCCGTTCTGGCGCGCGCCGGGCGGCTATACGTCGCCTCGCACCCTGGCGGTCGGCAGCGCCTGCGGCTACCAGCATGCGGGCTGGGCGCCAGCCGGCTATTCCGGCGATGAGCTGCCCAGCGACAAGTATCCGAACGCCATGTTGCTGAAAAAAGCGCTGGCCAACCTGCGCAGCGGCGACATTTTCATTGCGCACATGGGCATCTGGTCGCGCAAGGATGCATGGGCGCCGGCCAACCTCGACGCCTTGATTTCCGGCTTGCAAGACAAGGGGTTCTGCTTTGCCACCCTGCGCGAGCATCCTGCCTACGCGCAGAAGAAGGGCCAGCCATGA
- a CDS encoding type II toxin-antitoxin system RelE/ParE family toxin, with protein MDASGLRQITLLFYANGNGGEPVRDWLKSLPIEERHVIGQDLMHAQWRWPVGMPLCRHLGQGLSEVRSSLPGNRIARVLICHHGDCLVALHGFIKKTRATPDDDLALARKRYKELT; from the coding sequence ATGGATGCTTCCGGCTTGCGGCAGATTACCCTGCTGTTCTATGCGAACGGCAATGGCGGCGAACCCGTGCGCGACTGGCTCAAATCGTTGCCCATCGAAGAGCGCCATGTGATCGGGCAGGATTTGATGCATGCGCAATGGCGCTGGCCCGTCGGCATGCCCCTGTGCCGCCATTTGGGGCAAGGATTGTCGGAAGTACGCAGCAGCCTGCCCGGCAACCGCATCGCGCGCGTGCTGATCTGCCATCACGGCGACTGCCTGGTGGCGCTGCACGGCTTTATCAAGAAAACCCGCGCCACGCCCGATGACGACCTGGCGCTGGCCCGCAAACGCTACAAGGAATTGACATGA
- a CDS encoding glutathione S-transferase family protein, translating into MLKILGKAASINVRKVLWTCEELDLPYEREDWGSGFRSTDDPAFLALNPNAMVPVLLDGDLVLWESNTICRYLCAQAGRDDLLPSTPRARAEVEKWMDWQMGDLNNSWRYAFMSLVRHSPAHQDAAQLAAGIAGWNKMMGVLEQQLQRTGAFVCGEQFTLADIVLGLSVKRWLMAPMQRPDYPAIAAYHARLDDKTAVFAG; encoded by the coding sequence ATGCTGAAAATTCTTGGAAAAGCCGCCTCGATCAACGTCCGCAAAGTCTTGTGGACGTGCGAGGAACTCGACCTGCCCTACGAACGCGAAGACTGGGGCAGCGGCTTTCGCAGTACCGACGACCCCGCCTTCCTGGCCTTGAACCCGAACGCCATGGTGCCCGTGCTGCTCGATGGCGACCTGGTGCTGTGGGAATCGAACACGATTTGCCGCTACCTGTGCGCCCAGGCGGGCCGCGACGACTTGCTGCCAAGCACGCCCCGCGCCCGCGCGGAAGTGGAAAAATGGATGGACTGGCAAATGGGAGACTTGAACAACAGCTGGCGCTACGCCTTCATGTCGCTGGTGCGCCACAGCCCGGCGCACCAGGATGCGGCGCAGCTGGCGGCCGGTATCGCCGGCTGGAACAAGATGATGGGCGTGCTGGAACAGCAGTTGCAGCGCACGGGCGCCTTCGTCTGCGGCGAACAGTTTACTTTGGCCGATATCGTGCTGGGTCTGTCCGTCAAGCGCTGGCTGATGGCGCCGATGCAACGTCCCGACTACCCTGCCATCGCCGCCTACCATGCGCGCCTGGATGATAAAACGGCCGTGTTTGCCGGCTAG
- a CDS encoding transglycosylase domain-containing protein — MKDTGVNLAAQERPPSDPLTDTGAEAPPPASPPKKRRSRIWPIFAIIVLALIAGVAWFVMREVRSSALQAEFFTRLDRQLAFKVEPGPAPAGAIRYPQHGPYDERLGYASLPDFITKLNARDYEVTAQARMSPKMVQLVDRGIFATYHEKNRAGLTILDCRAAPLFAASYPERMFDGFAEAPPALVQSLLFIENRELLDPGTPERNPAVEWDRLSKAVLDKALNLFGGHRGGGGSTLATQIEKYRHSEDGRTSSMQDKLMQMISASLRSYQDGENTMEARRKIVVNYLNTVPLSAKSGFGEVNGIGDGMWVWYGRPFAEVKTLLKGNMDQPGSALAYKQALSLLIAQRRPSHYLVAGGADLEELTNSHLRLLAQAGVISPQLRDTAIAEKLRPSTASGVQSEASTSFVTRKASNAVRNHLASMLGDPRLYNLDRLDLKVVSTLDAQAQNAVTKVLRELRDPEVAKAAGLTGKGMLGNGDPANVVYSFTLLQKGEQANLLRVQTDNYDQPLDINEGAKLDLGSTAKLRTLVTYMDIIDQLHQRYSGMNAAELSKITVDPKDMLSQWAIAYLKPLALGEARNLPAMLAAAMERKYSGNPGEGFFTGGGLHHFGNFSKLDDSRIMTVQQALRQSTNLVFVRLMRDVARYYMFSRPDSSASLLADADDPRRAQYLSRFADKEGREFLHRFYQKYRGKSVDEQEKILLASIRPTPVRLANIFRTVNPKGTVAEFGDFLNANLTSQNEVPPERVARMYQQYAMENWSLADRGYLANVHPLELWMVAYLRQHEGSTLSQMVAASEKERQEVYKWLFNTHRKHAQDRRIANLLEVEGFLEIHRQWKKMGYPFDSLVPSYATTLGASADRPAALAELMGIIINDGVRKPSVRIDSMHFAANTPYDTMVKRGTKVEAEQVLSPDVAKAVAKAIREVVSDGTAKRAKTAFVGADGVPIPMGGKTGTGDQRFDVYGAGGRLIESRYVNRSATFVFNIGERFYGSMTAYVRGPESKNYDFTSALPVQLLVSLAPSLMPLIEAPAPAEGVARQCTN; from the coding sequence ATGAAAGACACAGGCGTCAATCTGGCCGCGCAAGAGCGGCCCCCTTCTGATCCACTCACCGACACGGGCGCCGAGGCGCCGCCGCCGGCGAGCCCGCCAAAGAAGCGCCGTTCGCGCATCTGGCCCATCTTTGCCATCATCGTGCTGGCGCTGATCGCCGGCGTGGCGTGGTTCGTCATGCGCGAAGTGCGCAGCTCGGCCCTGCAGGCCGAGTTTTTCACGCGCCTGGACCGCCAGCTGGCGTTCAAGGTCGAGCCCGGCCCCGCACCGGCGGGCGCCATCCGCTATCCGCAGCACGGCCCCTATGACGAGCGGCTCGGCTATGCCAGCCTGCCGGACTTCATCACCAAGCTCAATGCGCGCGATTATGAAGTGACGGCGCAGGCGCGCATGTCGCCGAAGATGGTGCAGCTGGTCGACCGGGGCATCTTTGCCACGTATCACGAGAAAAACCGCGCGGGACTGACCATCCTCGATTGCCGCGCCGCGCCGCTGTTCGCAGCCAGCTATCCCGAGCGCATGTTCGACGGTTTCGCCGAAGCGCCGCCCGCGCTCGTGCAAAGCCTGCTGTTCATCGAAAACCGCGAATTGCTGGACCCTGGCACGCCCGAGCGCAATCCCGCCGTGGAATGGGACCGCCTGAGCAAGGCCGTCCTCGACAAGGCGCTGAACCTGTTCGGCGGCCACCGCGGCGGTGGCGGCAGCACCCTGGCCACGCAGATCGAAAAATACCGGCATTCGGAAGACGGGCGCACCAGTTCCATGCAGGACAAGCTGATGCAAATGATTTCGGCCAGCCTGCGCTCGTACCAGGATGGCGAAAACACCATGGAAGCGCGGCGCAAGATCGTCGTCAACTACCTCAACACCGTGCCGCTGTCGGCCAAGAGCGGTTTTGGCGAAGTCAACGGCATCGGCGACGGCATGTGGGTCTGGTATGGCCGTCCGTTTGCCGAAGTGAAAACTTTGCTCAAGGGTAATATGGACCAGCCGGGCAGTGCGCTGGCCTACAAGCAGGCGCTGAGCCTCTTGATCGCGCAGCGCCGTCCTTCGCATTACCTGGTGGCCGGCGGCGCCGACCTGGAAGAATTGACCAACAGCCATCTGCGTCTGCTGGCGCAAGCGGGCGTGATTTCGCCGCAGCTGCGCGATACGGCCATCGCCGAAAAGCTGCGCCCGTCGACGGCTTCGGGCGTGCAATCGGAAGCGTCGACTTCGTTCGTCACGCGCAAGGCCTCGAATGCCGTGCGCAATCACCTGGCCAGCATGCTCGGTGATCCGCGTTTGTACAACCTCGACCGCCTCGACCTGAAAGTGGTCAGCACGCTCGATGCGCAGGCGCAAAACGCCGTCACCAAGGTCTTGCGCGAATTGCGCGATCCGGAAGTGGCGAAAGCGGCCGGCTTGACGGGCAAGGGCATGTTGGGCAATGGCGATCCGGCCAACGTGGTCTACAGTTTTACCTTGCTGCAGAAGGGCGAGCAGGCCAACTTGCTGCGCGTGCAGACCGATAACTACGACCAGCCGCTCGACATCAACGAAGGCGCCAAGCTGGACTTGGGTTCCACTGCCAAGCTGCGCACCCTGGTGACGTATATGGACATCATCGACCAGTTGCACCAGCGCTACAGCGGCATGAATGCTGCCGAGCTGAGTAAAATCACCGTCGATCCGAAGGACATGCTGTCGCAGTGGGCGATTGCTTATCTGAAACCGTTGGCGCTGGGCGAGGCGCGCAACCTGCCCGCCATGCTGGCGGCCGCCATGGAGCGCAAATATTCGGGCAACCCGGGCGAAGGCTTCTTCACGGGCGGCGGCTTGCACCATTTCGGCAACTTCTCCAAGCTCGACGACAGCCGCATCATGACAGTGCAGCAGGCGCTGCGCCAGTCGACCAACCTGGTGTTCGTGCGCCTGATGCGCGACGTGGCCCGCTACTACATGTTTTCGCGTCCCGATTCCTCGGCCTCGCTGCTGGCGGACGCCGATGATCCGCGCCGCGCCCAGTACCTGAGCCGTTTTGCCGACAAGGAAGGGCGCGAATTCCTGCACCGTTTCTATCAGAAGTACCGCGGCAAGAGCGTCGACGAGCAGGAAAAGATTTTGTTGGCCAGCATCCGCCCGACCCCCGTGCGCCTGGCCAATATCTTCCGCACCGTCAATCCGAAGGGGACCGTCGCGGAATTTGGCGATTTCCTCAACGCCAACCTGACGTCGCAAAACGAAGTGCCGCCCGAGCGCGTGGCCAGGATGTACCAGCAGTACGCGATGGAAAACTGGTCCTTGGCCGACCGCGGCTATCTGGCCAATGTGCATCCGCTGGAACTGTGGATGGTGGCGTATCTGCGCCAGCACGAAGGTTCCACCCTGTCGCAGATGGTGGCGGCCAGCGAGAAGGAACGCCAGGAAGTGTATAAATGGCTGTTCAATACGCACCGCAAGCATGCGCAGGACCGCCGCATCGCCAACTTGCTGGAAGTGGAAGGGTTCCTGGAAATCCACCGCCAGTGGAAGAAGATGGGCTATCCGTTTGACTCGCTCGTGCCCTCCTACGCGACCACCCTGGGCGCGTCGGCCGACCGTCCCGCCGCGCTGGCCGAGTTGATGGGCATCATCATCAACGATGGCGTGCGCAAACCGAGCGTGCGCATCGATTCCATGCATTTCGCCGCCAACACGCCATATGACACCATGGTCAAGCGGGGCACGAAGGTGGAAGCGGAGCAAGTTCTGTCGCCGGACGTGGCGAAAGCCGTCGCCAAGGCCATCCGCGAAGTGGTGTCGGACGGCACGGCGAAGCGGGCCAAGACGGCATTCGTCGGCGCCGATGGCGTGCCTATCCCGATGGGCGGCAAGACGGGCACGGGCGACCAGCGTTTCGACGTGTATGGCGCCGGTGGCCGCCTGATCGAGTCGCGCTATGTGAACCGTTCGGCCACGTTCGTCTTCAATATCGGCGAGCGCTTCTATGGCAGCATGACGGCGTATGTGCGCGGGCCGGAATCGAAAAACTACGATTTCACCAGCGCCTTGCCCGTGCAACTGCTGGTGTCCCTGGCGCCGAGTTTGATGCCGCTGATCGAGGCGCCTGCGCCGGCCGAAGGCGTGGCCAGGCAGTGCACCAATTAA
- a CDS encoding rhodanese-like domain-containing protein, giving the protein MTTAADILTTARSRANEGTPYAGAVTPQEAYELLQLDASVKLIDVRTNAERDWVGRVDIADTQHGAVQWATYPGGVPNPDFMQQLAGQGGKDEVLLFLCRSGVRSRHAAKLATEHGYINCFDILEGFEGDKDADGHRKQIGGWCKAGLPWLGA; this is encoded by the coding sequence ATGACTACCGCCGCCGACATCCTGACCACCGCCCGCAGCCGGGCCAATGAAGGTACGCCGTATGCCGGCGCCGTCACGCCGCAGGAAGCGTACGAGCTGCTGCAACTGGACGCATCCGTCAAGCTCATCGATGTGCGCACGAATGCCGAGCGCGACTGGGTGGGCCGGGTCGACATCGCCGATACCCAGCATGGTGCAGTGCAGTGGGCCACCTACCCGGGCGGCGTGCCGAATCCCGATTTTATGCAGCAGCTGGCCGGCCAAGGCGGCAAGGACGAGGTGCTGCTGTTCCTGTGCCGCTCCGGCGTGCGTTCGCGCCATGCCGCCAAGCTGGCGACCGAGCACGGCTATATCAACTGCTTCGACATCCTCGAAGGCTTCGAAGGCGACAAGGACGCCGACGGCCACCGCAAACAGATCGGCGGCTGGTGCAAGGCCGGCTTGCCGTGGCTGGGCGCCTGA
- a CDS encoding TAXI family TRAP transporter solute-binding subunit: MSKILAFSRFSVRDFLATAGPTLLLVGAFCALAYWLVDPAPPRQVSLSTGQDNSAYEEFGKKYAATLAKHGIKVSLQPSLGSQENLQRLNAGKTDIAFVQSGSTEHDDAERHGLISLGSLFTEPVWLFLREDKAVTELTQLKGMKINLGPEGTGVPGLFRQLLSVNGVEAKELTVSDLQNTPATVELLEGRIDGLVFSSAPEAPLIQMLLQTPGIKLFDFSQAEAYTRRLPFLTHVVLPRGIVDLGQNIPAQDYHLIAPTATLVAREDLHPALIDLFVQAAAGIHGGTGWFQQQGQFPSARYTEIPVAPEALKFYKDGAPVLQRYMSFWLANFFDRMWVLVVALGALILPLSRVVPPLYVWRIRSRVYRWYGQLRTVEQALEDVPPEQRAHVYAEQLKRLDQIEEMVNQISIPLSFADGLYGLRSHINFVRKRILTLMGEHQPADSN, encoded by the coding sequence ATGTCCAAAATCCTCGCGTTCAGCCGCTTTTCCGTGCGCGATTTTCTCGCCACCGCCGGTCCCACCTTGTTGCTGGTCGGCGCGTTTTGCGCGCTCGCTTACTGGCTGGTCGACCCGGCGCCGCCGCGCCAGGTGAGCCTGTCGACGGGACAGGACAATAGCGCGTATGAGGAATTCGGCAAGAAATACGCAGCCACCCTGGCCAAACACGGCATCAAGGTGAGCTTGCAGCCATCGCTGGGCTCGCAGGAAAACCTGCAGCGCCTGAACGCTGGCAAGACCGATATCGCTTTCGTGCAAAGCGGCTCGACGGAACACGACGATGCCGAGCGCCATGGCCTCATTTCCCTGGGCAGCCTGTTTACGGAACCCGTCTGGCTGTTCCTGCGCGAAGACAAGGCCGTGACGGAACTGACGCAACTGAAAGGCATGAAGATCAACCTGGGGCCGGAAGGCACGGGCGTGCCGGGCCTGTTCCGGCAGTTGCTGTCCGTCAATGGCGTCGAAGCGAAGGAATTGACGGTGAGCGACTTGCAGAACACGCCCGCCACGGTGGAGTTGCTGGAAGGGCGCATCGACGGACTCGTGTTCAGCTCGGCGCCGGAAGCGCCGCTGATCCAGATGCTGCTGCAAACGCCGGGCATCAAGCTGTTTGATTTTTCGCAAGCGGAGGCGTATACGCGGCGTTTGCCTTTCCTTACGCATGTGGTCTTGCCACGCGGTATCGTCGACCTGGGGCAGAACATTCCCGCGCAGGATTATCATTTGATCGCGCCGACCGCCACCCTGGTCGCGCGCGAAGACTTGCATCCGGCCTTGATCGACCTGTTCGTGCAGGCGGCGGCCGGCATTCATGGCGGCACGGGCTGGTTCCAGCAGCAGGGGCAATTCCCGTCCGCGCGCTACACGGAAATTCCCGTGGCGCCCGAAGCGCTGAAATTCTACAAGGATGGCGCGCCCGTGCTGCAGCGCTACATGAGTTTCTGGCTGGCCAATTTCTTTGACCGCATGTGGGTGCTGGTGGTGGCGCTCGGTGCCTTGATATTGCCGCTGTCGCGCGTGGTGCCGCCCTTGTACGTGTGGCGCATCCGTTCGCGCGTTTACCGCTGGTATGGCCAGTTGCGCACGGTGGAGCAGGCGCTGGAAGACGTGCCGCCAGAGCAGCGCGCGCACGTGTATGCGGAGCAATTGAAGCGGCTTGACCAGATCGAGGAAATGGTCAACCAGATCTCGATTCCCCTGTCATTTGCCGATGGCTTGTATGGCTTGCGTAGCCACATCAACTTCGTGCGCAAGCGCATCTTGACCTTGATGGGCGAGCATCAGCCGGCAGACTCAAACTAA